In the Ursus arctos isolate Adak ecotype North America unplaced genomic scaffold, UrsArc2.0 scaffold_30, whole genome shotgun sequence genome, one interval contains:
- the TASOR2 gene encoding protein TASOR 2 isoform X3 has product MAASAHKSICELSENALTSSWQGKLIIQGCLLCDITLWSSYSTSVPTQLPHELDFKYVMKVSSLKKRLPEAAFRKQNYLEQKVCCQDMCFRMYEVELSNKQGEKIDKLTEYIKNKQLALIKCLEDRGFFILFTSSALIPETNFGDEQTGLHGLHLFHASLPAGLKESKGEDDISSKVTPVLPALSCALLEAKKSFTEEGVCPNTLVKRSFQELYKVDKGPSLTAASQNGIQGTAFFGQLSNGFDLVPPAEKCPSQSLTQLKSYFSDPDGYVLEVSTAVDLLAERPQSPCISDGICDAGFSLVMTPDPEFLDSEVEVRKETETEKNPEEMFKARQGALVPLSAASNLRVQPKRKASVPPAVQSKRVNLCCPFPKRTPAGASKGSDSPTTLKLVKGPFPQKRKRGADVLAARFVQTTRLDRKNQEAPISKDAPVATSVKRARKQEKSPVKTVPRAKPPVKKSPQKQRVNLVKGNQNPRIRKQPQPAKGETGSQLPSEISSVGQEDVISINAAQKEDISVAQEDLPENSIVGCDSQALNMLADLALSAATSATSPSEPANFPCSSESPKNDALLSKEHSVRGTSDHEYHRGVKNQKGGLLPKPPSEKKSNPGSDSTVSPEEDSLTPGSPAPVEAPSALVEETLETNDARQSSFVAVEHSYALLLAEHSKKHLQQRGIPGPAFAKNGPKGPEAGTPVGKVMPFRHQQSTSPLQKLSEDPAFKRRSRLLSSSLKDSYCSHTVFSCDGSFKVTFTCDTEYVFSLDSKYTNNPLEKTVIRALHGPWNTDLPDNVEEVKLLLHMWVALFYSNQNKVIRSSRKVVEHSNPAKYVSINSTLESFEFSEIEESSSVERCSADPLLETSETPRGHAAEVSFPDTNSLLPFMKPPPRGGLEFWVQNGQKEIFAREGHPDTPKSQNFIYSCNNEIIGEKAKQDPSDKLETSNLMLSSIGSTQTNGPSIPEEDKTFEPLDSTRASYSDTVTQTPFSKTYDGLSNQSVICQKPAYSTLESKVDIFHAAVQTKTSALQGLSQQNSPVSDECQPALQRKDDTEYVMINLEPVTFTLEKNTYVPIQTEVVNRSDEPTTFNTELMKQESPATSLRHPVSAFEKAQTQGLRDVPSPATSKQKGTKYLCASSVSRETLGKEMCSLQKEIPAPGSSSPSDNSVVAEALSRVRSSNYSLPREEMKRSQEFVLQTQSLFGVSSEEIIEPSQVEEVVSASASATLGKSSSRNCIPSVGDTADSSSEPGNDTSGLKSENRNFESFNSAFTKQTSLSVSREEASLEFSEEDSDIDLTLTISPPTSPREEMLAGGLEPRQEAPVSNLELQDTTEELIGPEEVTLLENPEADSAGYTCVFPAVPEKALESKERRGDNLQTVTLILSKETCALEIAEEVNVTSDFPFASFIEEVSPASSPDPQDPAEAAQPSQAMSLCSLQLADTRGESNDTFSRVESVDLALTEKDGSFVGPAHPVGQDHLTGVQQMPRSAEMPLGGSKHPGREDSRLTLSGKVTEEIVPGEHGEGFSFSEKMPCCDTAELSQPASAAKYGEDVTLALEKLVTSGNPLQPVSVQNRNLSPLGLETGEPPSSPRKMIENKSLADPFVSTAAPSGMVNVSLKQASPKSIKKNLFSSDVETDGGVYVQAQSLSSGSVGGADTQTHGHSDVPKLAFPSDGAALPHCPRPTDPETGFQTQETPVVRMASLLTNSDAEAKFREEATDPGDVDSQSNTTSPKGKQETVHVLQDRAVWETKDLNAGLFPTCVPADSYHQTAVTGGNTSREPCAAIVPQSCAPLVCGVSEEQMADKGSGEGLRAEENSGTVGGDVDVSGNSDIHYEPLSGESDQDSCGDCRDNKSEVEGSCTLRCSQTKKEEDASKDDYDSFLSLNNSDHEEWGYSTHTPGLEMGTAPRHWLVGFKKEDRCVPSYIQIRDLRGIPRTYANFTVTKELTDTTRALHSLKRHPSFTAQCGLLSSWTSTWQVADDLTRNTLDLEYLRFAHKLKQIVKKGDSRHSASSTSVFAKEPPLQSGAGAFPLTKVPEPPALPLASRSRSPLVVTVVHSGTRQQSPRETGRTLASVDGSSFWKESGPSRNRLANSERNQTVSFHLNKLKYNTTLKEPRNDISLILNEYAEFNKVMMNSCPVGFPEKGSNVASGEAASRELLSSFPRAASYEDMITDLCASLHVKLKSVVKEACKSPFLFYLLETEDQSFFVRTKSVLRKGGHTEIEPQHFCQAFHRENDTLLVVIRNEDIASHLHQIPFLLKLKHFPSVLFAGVDGPEDVLEYTYQELFQTGGFVVSDDKILETVTLAQLKDVVRTLEQLNGNGRWKWLLHYRENKKLRGDVRVDSVARKKNLLLKSCQSANLIELLPYHQCDTRAPTKAEHLKCLLNLQIQHVHARFAVFLTEKLTVSREVFENSGILVTDVNNFIENTPKIAAPFKSSYW; this is encoded by the exons GCACTCATCAAATGCTTAGAAGATCGGGGGTTTTTCATCTTATTTACATCGTCAGCCTTAATACCAGAAACAA ATTTTGGAGATGAGCAAACAGGTCTACATGGGTTACATTTATTCCATGCATCCCTTCCAGCAG GGCTGAAAGAATCGAAAGGTGAAGATGACATCTCATCGAAGGTGACACCTGTTTTACCTGCCCTTAGTTGTGCCCTGCTAGAAGCGAAGAAGTCATTTACTGAAGAAGGAGTCTGTCCAAACACATTAGTAAAGCGTAGTTTCCAAGAATTGTACAAGGTAGACAAAGGTCCTTCATTGACCGCTGCTTCCCAAAATGGAATTCAAGGGACTGCATTCTTTGGCCAGCTGTCCAATGGATTTGATTTGGTTCCTCCAGCGGAAAAGTGCCCTTCACAGTCTTTAACTCAGCTGAAGTCTTACTTTTCCGATCCTGATGGGTACGTTTTGGAAGTGTCTACTGCGGTAGATTTACTGGCAGAGCGGCCTCAGTCCCCTTGTATCTCAGATGGAATTTGTGATGCTGGATTTTCTTTAGTAATGACTCCAGATCCTGAATTTCTTGACTCAGAGGTAGaagtaagaaaagaaactgaaaccGAAAAGAATCCTGAAGAAATGTTTAAAGCCAGGCAGGGAGCTCTGGTTCCGTTAAGTGCAGCATCAAATCTGAGAGTTCAGCCTAAGAGAAAGGCCAGCGTGCCGCCCGCCGTGCAGAGTAAAAGGGTGAACTTGTGCTGTCCCTTCCCCAAAAGAACTCCTGCTGGAGCAAGCAAGGGCTCGGACTCTCCAACAACTCTCAAATTAGTTAAAGGACCGTtccctcagaaaagaaaaagag GTGCTGACGTGCTGGCTGCACGGTTTGTACAGACAACCAGATTGGATAGGAAAAACCAAGAAGCTCCCATTTCTAAAGATGCTCCAGTGGCAACGAGTGTTAAAAGGGCAAGGAAACAAGAGAAATCTCCAGTCAAAACTGTTCCAAGGGCTAAGCCACCCGTGAAGAAATCTCCACAAAAGCAGAGGGTAAATCTAGTAAAAGGCAATCAGAATCCCAGAATCAGAAAGCAGCCACAACCTG CAAAAGGAGAAACTGGGTCACAGCTTCCATCAGAAATCTCATCAGTTGGTCAAGAGGATGTTATTAGCATAAATGCAGCTCAGAAGGAAGATATCTCCGTGGCTCAGGAAGACCTACCTGAAAACTCCATCGTCGGCTGTGACTCCCAAGCCCTAAATATGCTCGCTGACCTAGCGTTAAGCGCCGCTACTTCTGCCACGTCGCCGTCGGAACCCGCAAACTTCCCCTGCTCCTCCGAGTCACCAAAAAATGATGCTTTGCTTTCTAAAGAACATTCTGTGCGCGGTACCTCTGACCATGAGTATCACAGAGGAGTTAAAAATCAAAAAGGCGGACTGTTACCTAAGCCCCCTTCTGAGAAGAAGAGTAATCCGGGGTCAGACTCCACTGTCAGCCCAGAGGAAGACAGCTTGACTCCTGGCAGTCCGGCCCCTGTGGAAGCCCCATCAGCACTTGTCGAGGAAACGCTGGAAACTAATGATGCACGCCAAAGCTCTTTTGTTGCCGTGGAACATTCCTATGCCCTGCTCCTTGCGGAACATTCAAAGAAGCATCTACAGCAGAGAGGAATTCCTGGCCCTGCCTTCGCCAAGAACGGCCCAAAAGGCCCCGAAGCAGGAACCCCGGTGGGGAAAGTAATGCCGTTCCGGCACCAGCAGAGCACCTCCCCGCTGCAGAAACTGTCTGAGGACCCGGCGTTCAAGCGCAGGAGCAGATTGCTGTCCTCCAGCCTGAAAGATTCTTACTGCTCTCATACCGTGTTCAGCTGTGACGGCTCCTTTAAGGTCACTTTCACATGTGACACGGAGTATGTATTCAGCTTGGACAGCAAGTATACCAACAACCCACTGGAGAAAACTGTCATCAGAGCACTGCATGG GCCCTGGAACACTGACTTACCTGATAACGTGGAAGAAGTGAAGCTTTTACTTCATATGTGGGTAGCTCTGTTTTACAGCAATCAGAACAAAGTCATACGCTCATCCCGAAAAGTGGTAGAACACAGCAACCCAGCAAAATATGTGTCTATAAATAGCACATTAGAATCTTTTGAATTCAGTGAAATTGAGGAGTCCTCCAGTGTGGAAAGATGTTCTGCAGACCCTCTGCTGGAGACCAGCGAAACTCCCAGAGGTCATGCTGCCGAGGTGTCCTTCCCTGACACTAACTCCTTGCTTCCCTTCATGAAACCACCACCCAGAGGAGGCTTGGAATTCTGGGTACAGAATGGACAGAAAGAAATTTTTGCAAGAGAGGGTCATCCAGATACCCCAAAAAGCcagaatttcatttattcttgtaATAATGAG ATAATTGGGGAAAAAGCCAAACAAGACCCATCAGATAAACTAGAGACTTCTAATCTTATGCTCTCTAGTATTGGAAGTACCCAAACTAATGGACCTTCTATTCCTGAGGAAGATAAAACCTTTGAGCCACTTGATAGCACAAGAGCGTCGTACAGTGATACCGTCACACAGACCCCGTTCAGCAAGACTTATGATGGGCTCAGCAATCAGTCGGTGATCTGTCAGAAGCCGGCGTACAGCACCCTTGAAAGCAAAGTTGATATTTTTCATGCAGCAGTGCAAACAAAAACCAGTGCATTACAGGGCCTCAGCCAGCAGAACAGCCCCGTGAGCGACGAGTGTCAGCCTGCCTTGCAGAGGAAGGATGATACAGAGTACGTGATGATTAATCTGGAACCAGTTACATTCACTCTCGAAAAAAATACCTACGTACCGATACAGACAGAAGTCGTAAATAGAAGCGACGAGCCTACAACCTTTAATACGGAGTTGATGAAACAAGAGTCACCTGCTACGAGTCTTAGACATCCTGTGTCTGCGTTTGAAAAGGCACAGACACAAGGCCTTAGGGACGTTCCCTCTCCAGCAACGTCCAAACAAAAAGGCACCAAGTACCTTTGTGCCTCCTCAGTAAGTAGAGAGACACTTGGAAAAGAAATGTGTTCGCTACAGAAAGAGATCCCTGCTCCAGGCTCATCATCGCCATCTGATAACTCAGTGGTGGCAGAGGCGTTGTCACGAGTTAGAAGTTCTAATTATTCATTACCCAGAGAAGAAATGAAACGCTCTCAAGAATTTGTCCTGCAGACTCAGAGTCTCTTTGGCGTATCTTCGGAAGAGATCATAGAACCGTCCCAGGTTGAAGAAGTGGTCTCGGCATCTGCCTCTGCCACTTTGGGGAAAAGTTCCTCACGTAACTGCATTCCGTCGGTGGGTGATACGGCAGATAGCTCCTCAGAACCGGGGAATGACACGAGTGGTCTAAAGAGCGAAAACAGGAATTTTGAATCCTTTAATTCAGCTTTTACCAAACAAACCAGCCTCTCTGTGAGTAGAGAGGAGGCCAGCTTGGAGTTCTCAGAGGAAGATTCTGACATTGACCTCACTCTCACGATATCGCCACCCACCAGCCCCAGAGAAGAGATGCTGGCAGGGGGACTAGAGCCGCGGCAGGAGGCCCCAGTGTCAAATTTGGAACTTCAGGACACGACTGAAGAGCTCATCGGGCCAGAAGAGGTGACTCTCCTAGAAAACCCAGAAGCGGATTCTGCTGGTTATACATGTGTGTTCCCTGCAGTGCCTGAGAAAGCGCTAGAAAgtaaggagagaagaggggataATTTACAAACAGTTACCTTAATACTTTCTAAAGAAACTTGCGCCCTTGAGATCGCAGAGGAAGTGAATGTGACCTCGGactttccctttgcttctttcaTTGAAGAAGTGTCACCAGCTTCCAGTCCTGACCCCCAAGACCCAGCCGAAGCAGCACAGCCATCTCAGGCTATGTCTCTGTGTAGTTTACAACTGGCTGATACGCGGGGTGAGAGCAATGACACATTCTCCCGGGTCGAGTCGGTGGATTTGGCCTTAACGGAGAAAGACGGTTCTTTTGTTGGTCCTGCCCATCCAGTGGGACAAGATCACTTAACTGGAGTACAACAGATGCCGCGTTCTGCTGAAATGCCTCTAGGAGGAAGTAAGCATCCAGGAAGGGAAGATAGCCGTTTGACCCTTTCTGGGAAAGTAACTGAGGAAATTGTCCCAGGGGAGCATGGTGagggtttctctttctcagaaaagATGCCATGCTGTGATACAGCGGAGCTGAGCCAGCCTGCCTCGGCTGCCAAATATGGAGAGGATGTCACGCTTGCTCTAGAAAAATTAGTGACATCAGGAAATCCACTGCAGCCAGTTAGCGTACAGAACAGGAATTTAAGTCCTCTTGGCTTGGAGACTGGTGAGCCTCCATCTAGTCCTAGAAAGATGATTGAAAATAAGTCTTTGGCGGACCCATTTGTTTCTACAGCTGCTCCAAGTGGTATGGTGAACGTGTCACTAAAACAGGCCAGCCCTAAAAGTATTAAGAAAAATCTCTTTAGCAGCGATGTGGAGACAGATGGGGGCGTTTACGTGCAAGCTCAGTCCTTGAGTTCTGGCTCCGTTGGCGGAGCTGATACACAGACACACGGGCACTCAGATGTCCCCAAACTTGCTTTTCCCTCAGATGGTGCTGCCTTACCCCACTGTCCCAGACCCACGGACCCAGAGACTGGGTTCCAGACACAGGAAACCCCAGTAGTGAGAATGGCCAGTTTGCTTACGAATAGTGACGCTGAGGCCAAGTTCCGTGAAGAAGCCACAGATCCAGGAGATGTTGACTCCCAGTCAAACACCACATCTCCAAAAGGCAAACAAGAAACAGTTCATGTGCTGCAAGATAGGGCGGTGTGGGAAACAAAAGATCTGAATGCTGGGCTTTTCCCCACGTGTGTACCTGCAGATTCATACCATCAAACAGCCGTCACCGGTGGAAATACCAGTAGAGAGCCTTGTGCTGCCATTGTTCCCCAGTCTTGTGCCCCTCTTGTTTGTGGAGTCTCTGAAGAGCAGATGGCAGATAAGGGCTCTGGTGAGGGGCTCAGAGCTGAGGAGAACTCAGGGACCGTGGGTGGAGACGTGGATGTCAGTGGGAATTCTGACATCCATTATGAGCCGCTTTCTGGAGAGTCTGATCAAGACTCTTGTGGGGACTGTAGAGATAACAAGTCAGAGGTAGAGGGTTCCTGCACTTTGAGGTGTAGTCAAACCAAGAAAGAAGAAGATGCTTCAAAAGATGATTATGACTCTTTCCTGAGCCTAAATAACAGTGATCATGAAGAGTGGGGCTACTCTACCCACACCCCAGGGCTGGAGATGGGCACTGCTCCCAGACACTGGCTCGTTGGATTCAAGAAAGAAGACAGGTGTGTGCCATCTTATATCCAGATCCGAGACCTCCGTGGCATCCCCAGGACTTATGCTAATTTCACCGTCACCAAAGAGCTCACAGACACCACGAGAGCTCTGCACAGCCTGAAGAGACACCCCAGTTTCACCGCACAGTGTGGCTTGCTCAGCTCCTGGACGAGTACCTGGCAGGTGGCAGATGACCTCACCCGGAACACTTTAGACCTGGAGTATCTGCGGTTTGCACATAAGCTAAAACAAATTGTAAAGAAGGGAGATTCTCGCCATTCTGCCTCCTCCACCAGTGTCTTTGCGAAGGAGCCCCCTCTCCAAAGTGGTGCTGGAGCTTTCCCCCTGACGAAAGTACCTGAGCCGCCGGCCCTGCCCCTTGCCTCCCGGAGCAGAAGTCCCCTTGTGGTAACAGTGGTGCACTCCGGCACCAGGCAGCAGAGTCCGCGCGAGACAGGCCGCACGCTCGCCAGTGTGGACGGTTCTTCCTTTTGGAAGGAGAGTGGTCCCAGTAGAAATCGTCTTGCAAATTCTGAAAGAAATCAGACTGTTTCATTCCACCTcaacaaactgaaatataacacTACTTTAAAAGAACCCCGGAACGATATTTCACTCATTCTCAACGAATATGCTGAATTCAACAAGGTGATGATGAATAGCTGCCCAGTCGGTTTCCCAGAGAAAGGGTCAAACGTGGCTTCTGGAGAAGCCGCCTCTCGAGAGCTGCTTTCCTCTTTCCCGCGGGCAGCCTCCTATGAAGACATGATCACAGACCTGTGCGCCAGTTTGCACGTCAAACTGAAGAGCGTGGTCAAGGAGGCCTGCAAGAGCCCCTTCCTGTTCTACCTCCTGGAGACCGAAGACCAGTCCTTCTTTGTGAGAACAAAG AGCGTCCTGAGGAAAGGAGGCCATACGGAAATCGAACCTCAGCATTTCTGTCAAGCCTTTCACAGAGAGAATGACACGCTCCTGGTCGTCATCAGAAATGAAGACATCGCCTCGCACCTCCATCAA ATTCCCTTTCTGCTGAAGCTGAAGCACTTCCCCAGCGTCCTCTTCGCTGGCGTGGACGGCCCCGAGGACGTGCTCGAGTACACCTACCAAGAGCTCTTTCAGACGGGAGGCTTCGTGGTCTCGGATGACAAGATCCTGGAAACCGTAACATTAG CTCAGCTGAAGGATGTGGTCAGGACCCTGGAGCAGCTGAATGGAAACGGAAGGTGGAAGTGGCTGCTTCACTACAGGGAGAACAAGAAGCTGAGAGGAGACGTCAG AGTGGATTCAGTTGCACGTAAGAAGAACTTACTACTGAAATCCTGTCAGAGTGCAAATCTCATCGAGCTGCTTCCTTATCACCAGTGTGACACTCGGGCACCAACAAAAGCCGAACATTTAAAATGTCTGCTAAACTTGCAGATTCAGCACGTCCACGCCAGGTTTGCGGTCTTCCTAACAG aaaagCTCACTGTGTCCAGAGAAGTCTTTGAAAACAGTGGCATCCTTGTTACAGATGTAAATAATTTCATTGAAAATACACCAAAAATAGCAGCTCCGTTTAAGAGTAGCTATTGGTAA